The Candidatus Hydrogenedens sp. genome contains the following window.
CCCTGTTTATTATTTTATATGGAAAATGAGGGGTTGGCTATGGGGTGGGGTGGAAAGAGGAGTTTGTTTATGGACTTATTTTGTCTATTATTGTTTCTGTAAATTTAATTTGATGATTGCTTTAAAGTATTTATAATCCTTGTAAGTTAATATAGTAATTCATATTTCTCGGGAATGGATTTTTTCTAATGCTCCCTGGATGATTGAGAAGGGTTCTTTGAGTGTATGGGGGCTTATTTTGGGGAAATTCATTGGAAGGAGAGGTTTTGCTATGTCGTATTTAAAATAGGAGTAGGTGTCCAGGCCAACGAATTCTATATTCATTCTTTTTTTGAAGATTAAATTTAATATTCCTCGTAATCCGATGCCCGTTTCCCATGCGGATGTAAAAACTTTCATGGTGGATTTGTATTCCCCTATTTTTTGCCATACTTCTTTTCCGTAAAGTATGGAGGGTTTAATAACAAAGACTATTTTCTCTAAATAATTTTTGCATATATCTTCTAATTCAATATTCCACTTTTCAAGGAATTCATCAATCCCTGCTTTGATAGGTGATAAATCAAGGTAGTTTGGCAATTCTTTTGCTGTTTTAACAGGGTCCTCGATATATAAAATCCCTTTATCTGAAATTTGTTCTATGAGGTTTAGTGTCTGATTTAATGTCCATTGTCGGTTTAAGTCTAAAACGATTTGTGCCTCGCTTCCGATAATTTGTCTTACTTCGGTTAGTAAATCTCTTGCCGTTATTAGGGAATGTTCGCCTAATTTTATTTTGAAAATGGAATAGCCCTGTTTCTTTTTTCTTTCTGCTTCTTCAAGGATAGATTTGAACTTACCTGCAAGAAGTGCATTTACTTGTATAGAAATGTCCGATAAATTATCTGTATTAAAATTTAGATAATCAATAGCACTCCCAGTGGCAAATTTTATCTCTGGGGATTTATCCAGAAAAGACAAATCAATCTCGCCTAAAAAATATTTGAAGTTTTTTTCTATCCAGCCTATACATCTATTTATTTTTTCTTCTGTTGGTGGTAAAAGAGAAATCTCTCCCCATGATTTGTTTCCTTCAGCATCCTCAAAGTTTATGACCAGTCCTTGTTTGTAGGAAAATGGAACACCGCGAATAAAAACTTCTGTTTTCAATGGTATTTCATAACGGTAAATAGAGAATTTTCGAATATACACGGGTTTTGTCATTATATAATCCACAGCACAGAAAAAAGGATGCTATATATTAACAGTAATTTTGCTGTATTAGCTAATAGTAAGTTTAACTCACTGCCTTTCAGTCGAACCATAGACCTCATCAGAAATATGGCAGGAATTATTAGCACAATTAGGAACAGAATATCTGTCTGTCCAAATTTTGCAAACGCCAGAAGAGAAGGAATGATAAGAACACTTACAAGAAGCATTGTTATGTACTCGATTTGAGCAAATTTTTTACCGAAACGGACGGCAAG
Protein-coding sequences here:
- a CDS encoding enolase C-terminal domain-like protein, with the protein product MTKPVYIRKFSIYRYEIPLKTEVFIRGVPFSYKQGLVINFEDAEGNKSWGEISLLPPTEEKINRCIGWIEKNFKYFLGEIDLSFLDKSPEIKFATGSAIDYLNFNTDNLSDISIQVNALLAGKFKSILEEAERKKKQGYSIFKIKLGEHSLITARDLLTEVRQIIGSEAQIVLDLNRQWTLNQTLNLIEQISDKGILYIEDPVKTAKELPNYLDLSPIKAGIDEFLEKWNIELEDICKNYLEKIVFVIKPSILYGKEVWQKIGEYKSTMKVFTSAWETGIGLRGILNLIFKKRMNIEFVGLDTYSYFKYDIAKPLLPMNFPKISPHTLKEPFSIIQGALEKIHSREI